The Budorcas taxicolor isolate Tak-1 chromosome 5, Takin1.1, whole genome shotgun sequence genome includes a window with the following:
- the CERK gene encoding ceramide kinase: MGAAEPLRSVLWVKQQRCAVSLDPARALLRWWRSPGPGAGDPGADACAVPISEIITVEETDINGKQYTSGKWQKMEKPYAFTVHRVRRARRHRWRWAQVTFWCPEEQLYHLWLQTLRELLETLTSRPKHLLVFINPLGGKGQGKRIYEKKVAPLFTLASITTEIVVTERANHAKESLYELDIDKYDGIVCVGGDGMFSEVLHGLVGRTQRDAGVDQNQPRATLVPSPLRIGIIPAGSTDCVCYSTVGTNDAETSALHIIVGDSLSMDVSAVHHNSTLLRYSVSLLGYGFYGDIIKDSEKKRWMGLARYDFSGLKTFFSHHCYEGTVSFLPAQHTVGSPRDRKPCRAGCPVCRQSRQRLEEEQQRSRYGLDGTEEVEEWKVLCGQFLAINAANMSCACPRSPQGLSPAAHLGDGSSDLILIRKCSRFNFLRFLVRHTNQGDQFDFTFVEVYRVKKFQFVSKPAEDEDSSVLGRGKKRLGQLCSEHPTSCCCRASSSSWNCDGEVLSSPAIEVRVHCQLVRLFARGIEESPKQESRG, from the exons ATGCCTGCGCTGTGCCTATTTCCGAGATTATCACTGTTGAGGAAACGGACATTAACGGGAAGCAGTACACCAGCGGAAAATGGCAGAAAATGGAGAAGCCGTACGCTTTCACAG TGCACCGTGTTCGGAGGGCCCGGCGGCACCGCTGGCGGTGGGCGCAGGTGACGTTCTGGTGCCCAGAGGAGCAGCTGTACCACCTGTGGCTGCAGACCCTGCGGGAGCTGCTGGAGACGCTGA CATCTCGGCCGAAGCACTTGCTGGTGTTCATCAACCCGCTCGGAGGGAAAGGACAGGGCAAGCGGATCTATGAGAAGAAAGTGGCCCCGCTATTCACACTGGCCTCCATCACCACCGAGATCGTTG TAACTGAACGTGCCAATCATGCCAAGGAGAGTCTGTATGAGCTTGACATCGACAAGTACGACGG CATCGTGTGTGTGGGCGGAGATGGCATGTTCAGTGAGGTCCTGCACGGCCTGGTAGGCAGGACGCAGAGGGACGCCGGTGTGGACCAGAACCAGCCCCGGGCCACGCTGGTGCCCAGCCCACTGCGCATCGGCATCATCCCCGCGG GGTCGACAGACTGCGTGTGCTACTCGACCGTGGGCACAAACGACGCGGAGACCTCGGCCCTGCACATCATCGTGG GGGACTCGCTGTCCATGGACGTGTCGGCCGTGCACCACAACAGCACGCTCCTGCGGTATTCAGTGTCCCTGCTGGGCTACGGCTTCTACGGGGACATCATCAAGGACAGCGAGAAGAAGCGGTGGATGGGCCTCGCCAGATACGACTTCTCAG GGTTGAAGACCTTCTTCTCTCATCACTGCTACGAAGGCACAGTGTCCTTCCTGCCAGCTCAGCACACAGTGGGCTCCCCAAGGGACCGGAAACCCTGCCGGGCGGG GTGTCCCGTGTGCAGACAGAGCAGGCAGCGGCTGGAGGAGGAGCAGCAGCGGTCGCGGTACGGCCTGGACGGCACGG AGGAGGTGGAGGAGTGGAAGGTCCTCTGCGGGCAGTTCCTGGCCATCAACGCCGCCAACATGTCCTGCGCTTGTCCCCGGAGCCCCCAGGGCCTCTCCCCGGCCGCCCACCTCGGGGACGGCTCCTCCGACCTCATCCTCATCCGGAAGTGCTCCCGGTTCAACTTCCTGCGCTTTCTGGTCAGGCACACCAACCAGGGCGATCAG TTCGACTTCACCTTCGTGGAAGTCTATCGCGTCAAGAAGTTCCAGTTTGTGTCGAAGCCCGCGGAAGACGAGGACAGCAGTGTGCTGGGCCGCGGGAAGAAGCGGCTGGGACAGCTGTGCAGCGAGCACCCTACCTCCTGTTGCTGCCGCGCCTCCAGCAGCAGCTGGAACTGCGACGGGGAGGTGCTCAGCAGCCCAGCCATCGAGGTCAG GGTCCACTGCCAGCTGGTCCGGCTCTTCGCACGAGGAATCGAAGAAAGCCCCAAGCAGGAGTCCCGCGGCTGA